The window TCCCGTCTTCAAGGTGGCGGCAACCGGTCCAGGTGTCTCCTGGCATAAATCGCCTGCATCCACATGCTTATTGGATTGCACCATTTTTTTCACCTTCAGCATTAAATGTTCAACATCAATTTTGGCCATGTGATACCGAATTGCCCGTTCAAAAATGATGTACCAGGAAATCAGTGAAAAAATCATAAGGACAACCATGGTCCAGCCGCCCTTTGCCAGTAACTGCCAAAAAGTCAAATCTTGAAACATCGAGTGAAAGCCTCCTTGAGAAATTTTAGTTCATACTACAAATCTTTTGCAAACATCCATCTAAAAACCAATTCTTACGCCGCACATGAAGCTAAACGTTCTTCCGGAATACCCTTTCCATTCTTCCCAGGTATATCCCAACATATTTTCCATCTTAAGATAAACATCCAGATAGTCCAAAAGTTGATAATCCGCATCCAAACCCAGTAAATGTGCAGCGCCTAACGCGGGTTGGGTTTCCGACGGATCTCCGTACCGTTCACCCAGATAATGATACATCAGCGTAAAATGAAGCTCTGAATATGTCAACCGAAGTTCGGATTGACCTTCATGCCGGGGTGTATTGGGCATCAACAGACCGCCCGCTACATCGCTTTCCCGATACGTATAGCGAAACACCTGCGATAGGGTCCGGCTGTAGTGCAGCTCCATCTGAGCCATCAAGCCTTCTTGCTTTCCATCGGATAGTTCAAGCCGTGCAAACAGCCCGTCACCATCGCCATCCAGCCAGACCGGAAAAGCCGTACTGTTTTTTCTAAACCAAGCCACATTGGTTGACAACAGGTCCCCAAAGCGCTGACGCCAGCCAACCTGATAATCATTTTGAACATGTTCCGCTTCCGGAAGACTAAAAAGTGCCTGACGCGGATGCTCGAAAGCCCATTCCTGTACCAAAGGCCATTGCAACCCGCCGTCTGCCAAAGCATAAAGTGTTGCGCCGATCGGAAGCACCAACGATGCTTTGCCGACAAGCTTCGAACTGTTTTTGGGGTTCACGCCATGAAATTCATCCATGCGGATGCCGGCTTCCAAATGAAGTGTTGATACAGGGCGAAACCGGAGATGGGCCGTGAGATGCTGTAAATATTCAGTTTCCCGCCACTGCTGCATCGTACTCTCCATCAGAGCTTCCTGGCTGATAATGGCGAGTTTAATCAGCAGGTTGATATCTTCTTTCATCAGCCCCTGAATATCCTGCTCGTATTCCGCGCCGATCTCGCCAAACCGGCTGCGCACCACCGGACGCTTATCCGGCGCGATACCTTGCTCATAAAAATTTCCCAAACGGGTTTTTAATAAAATATTGGAACGCGGGTTGATTTCAAGTTCGGCATTAATTCGGGCACTTCCAAACGCTTGCTCCAGCCAGTCTCCCCACCCCTGGGCCAAACCCTCAGGCTGCCGATGGGTCTCCGCCTTGCCCCGCAATCCGGCAATCAATTTTAGACCGGAAAAAGTCCTGACACCTAATTCAAAATCCATATTCCCGCCCTGATCAAAAGGACGAATTCCAAAAACCGCCGGGTGGTCCCGGCTGAAATAATCCGCCCGCAATATCATATCCACGTGTTCAAATTCATAGCCTGCGATCACCTTGGCGTCCCCGAGCCGGCTTGTTCCGATACCCGCCTCCAAAAGAAAAAGATAGCTCTTGGCAGTCACGGTATCTGCTGCCGGTGCATCCTTGTCATCTTCCAACCCCGGCACAGTTACTTTGCCAAGATCTGCCGGCATTTCTTTGGTTCCCAACATGGGATCCATCAGCAGGAGGTCTCTGCGTTCTGCGGTAACTCTATACTGGCGGTCACCTCTGACAACAATATCCGGTAATTTCAAAGTAGGCCTGTTTTTGTCCGCACCTGCTTTGCCCCGGTCCGGTTCATTGGCGTCCGGCGCATCCAATTGCGCTCCCACTTTATCATGGTCTCCGGAAAGCTTGCCGCCGCGTTCTTCCGCAAAAACCGGTGTCTGCACGACAAAAAAAGACACGAAAAAAATGATCCAAACGGATTGTTTGATTACCGAGTATTCTGCTTGATTATCCCATACCATCATTCGTCCCTTTTCTTCCCATCAGGAGATGCGTTACCCGCCGGCGGTGCCGGAATGGATTCCAGTGTCGCGAGTTTTTCCTCAATTAACCGTATCCTGGCTTTAGCTGATTTTTTCCAGCGTTTATCATGACTAAACCGTGTGATGCGCTTATACGTACTGATCGCAGCGTCAAATCGCCCGGTCTTTTCATAGATTTCAGCCACCCGTGCCAGTGACGTCACCGACCAGCGCTGCACCGCAGGAAACCGGTCTGCGACCTTGGTATATTCATTAATTGCCGTATTATATTTTTTCCGTGTTTCGTAGATATCACCAATCCAGAACTGCGCCTCAGCGGCAAACTTGGCCGGAGCCGCATCCACAATTTTTTTATACTCTGCAACCGCATCGGAATAATGACGTCCATCCTGTAACGTGTAGGCAATATGCATTTGGGCTTTGAAAGCAAGGTCGGTTTGCGGATAAAACTCCATAACTTCCTCATACGCCTCGCGTGCTTCCACATCCAGGCCGAGACGCTTATACGCCATGGCTTTATTAAACCTGGCATCTGCCGCCAATTTATTATCCGGATGTTCTTCGACAAACAGATCATAGAGGTGTACTGCCTGATCATATTCCCGCACTTTGAAATAACAGGTCCCCATCCAAAATGCCGACTTCACCGCCAGTTCCCTTTCCGAATGATCGTTTTTGATTTTCCGGAAATACGCCAGTGCCTCATTGTAGCGGCGTTCCTTAAAATCACACCAGGCCAGCCAGTACAAAGAATTGACCACCAAGGAACTTTTGGGATACTCCAACAGCAGGGCTTTAAATTCCAGACGTGCCCGCTTATACTGCTTGCGATGATAATAGTGCTCGCCAATCCGGTACTTCACATCCGCTGAAAGCGGACTGTGCGGATATTTCTTCACAAATCGACGCGATGCCTCAATCGCTTTTTTATGCTCTCCCAATTGATAATAGGACCATTGAATCCCATACAGGGCATCCGGCACCAAAGGATCTGAAGAATATTTATTCACAAAAGCCTTATACTGAGTTATGGCCTTTTTATATTTTTTGTCATTATAATAACTAATCCCGACGCGTAAGTAAGCATCGGTCGCAAGATGGCTCTTGGGGTATTTTTCCTGCATGGCCGCAAAAAGTTTTCGCGACTCCGCAAAAAATCCTTGTCTGAATTTCGCCCACCCCGTCCAGTAGAGCGCCTCCCCGGCCAGCGCATGTTGGGACTGCTCTGCTTGCAAGCGTTCCCACCGAGCAATCGCCCGCGAAAATTTCTCCATTCGGTAAGCACTCCACCCACTTTGAAAAAGCGCTTCATTATATTCCACTTTTCCCGGATAGCGGCTGATGACGCGCGTATAATATTCATCCGCTTTTTCATAGGCTTTGCGATTAAAGGCAATATCACCCAAACGCATCAGGGCATCCGCCTGGACCGGTCCTGCCGGATAAAGCAAAATAATGCTTTTGTAAACCGGCTCTGCTTGCGCATACTCTTCCGCACGAAAATGAGTCCAGGCAATCCCGGATTGGGCAAGTGCCGCTTCCCGCCCCAGAGGATACTCCTGCAAAACCTTGGAATATTGATTACGGGCTTTTACGTCCTTTTGCAGTTTAAAATAGACATCTCCCAGACGCAGACAGGCCTCAGATACAATGGCATGGCCCGGAAACCCGGCAATCACGCGCTCGAATTCATCTCCGGCGTTTTCATAGCGCCCCAAAGCAAATTCACTCCACCCCGCCCAAAACATCGCCAGCGGCGCCCAAACCGACCGGGGATAATGATGATAGACATCCTGATAGACTTTGGAAGATGAATCAAAGCGTTCCATTTTATAGAATGCATTGGCCATCAGATACAGTCCCTGTGCGGCAAGTTCTCCACTCGGTTGGGTCGTCATCATTCTTTGAAACAAATTGATGGCAGGATTATATTTTTTCTGCTGCACCCGGCACCATCCGGCAGTATACAGTGCACGCGGGACCACGGTATTGCCCGGATAGCGAACCGCCACACTTATAAATTGTCTGACCGCCTCATCATATTTTTCCTGCTTGGCCAGTGCCATGCCCAAACGCAGATTGGCCAAAGGCGCAACCGCATGCTTGGGTTGTTTTTCCAACAATTGGCGCAGCGTCGCTTCCGCTTTTTCAGGTTGCTGATTAAGTAATTGCGCAACCGCGCTTCCATACCAGGCATACACAAACAGTGTTCGTTCCGGAAATTGCCGCATGCATTGGCGGTAACTCTCCCGGGCCGCTTTATATTTCCCCAGCGCGGCAAACGATTCCGCCCGGTAGTACAACGCCTGACAGCGCAACGTAATTGGCTGATCCTCGGTCACCAGCTGTGCAAAGCTCTTTTCAGCCATCCGGTAGTGTGCCTGACCTGCCGCGGTAGCGGTGGCGCCGGCGGCTTCAATCCGTGCTATTTCATAATGCGTCCAACCTTGCGAATAAATGGCATACGGCATCAAACGATGTTCCGGAAATTTGTTTCGAAATACGGCAAAATCCAGTGCTGCTTTTTCGAGTTGTTTGCTGCGATACCTCGCCTCAGCCAGCCAGTAATGCGCTTCGGCGGAAAGATAATTGGAAGGAAATTCCTTGAGAAAGATTTCCAGTTCATACACGGCTTCATGATGCCGTCCCAGTTCAATTTTACATCTGGCCAGGCGATACCGGGCTTCATCCCGGTATTGACTCAGGGTGTAGTATTCCAACACGCGCTGAAAACCAATCTCCGCGCGGTAAAATCCCCCCTCCTTATACCAGCTTTCCGCCAAAAGGTACTGCACATCACCGGCGCGCGGATGCTGGGGATAGCGCTCTAAAAAAGAATTAAACTGTGAACGCGCCAACTGAAAAGTACGGCTCTGAAATAATTTCACCGCAAAAGAAAAATGCTGTTCCGCCGGCATCATGGCAGACACCAAGGCCGGCCAGGCAAGCATTGCAACGAGGAGCACCAGGAGGCAGCGCAGACGCTGTTTAAAAGTCATGAAAATAATCCCATTTTCGTTTTTTACACCCATCCCCGTGACGCGAACGTTCTTAGCGCGCTTGCTGTGCTTTAAGCTTTTTTCCAACCGCCCATTTCATCAAAGGCGGCATCAGCAAGGTTGTTGCCATACACATGGCCACAATAATCGCATAAACATCCTGAGAAAACAGATTCATCTTGGCGCCGATGGAGGCAATAATCAGTCCAACTTCACCTCGCGGCACCATACCAATACCAATAATCATGCTCGAATGAATCCCGTCTTTGAACACGGCGGCGCCGCAACCGATCAGTTTGGTCGCAATCGCCATCAGGGTGACAATCACAGCCGTGGTGATAATAGAGACGGAACCAAAAAGGAA of the bacterium genome contains:
- a CDS encoding tetratricopeptide repeat protein, producing the protein MTFKQRLRCLLVLLVAMLAWPALVSAMMPAEQHFSFAVKLFQSRTFQLARSQFNSFLERYPQHPRAGDVQYLLAESWYKEGGFYRAEIGFQRVLEYYTLSQYRDEARYRLARCKIELGRHHEAVYELEIFLKEFPSNYLSAEAHYWLAEARYRSKQLEKAALDFAVFRNKFPEHRLMPYAIYSQGWTHYEIARIEAAGATATAAGQAHYRMAEKSFAQLVTEDQPITLRCQALYYRAESFAALGKYKAARESYRQCMRQFPERTLFVYAWYGSAVAQLLNQQPEKAEATLRQLLEKQPKHAVAPLANLRLGMALAKQEKYDEAVRQFISVAVRYPGNTVVPRALYTAGWCRVQQKKYNPAINLFQRMMTTQPSGELAAQGLYLMANAFYKMERFDSSSKVYQDVYHHYPRSVWAPLAMFWAGWSEFALGRYENAGDEFERVIAGFPGHAIVSEACLRLGDVYFKLQKDVKARNQYSKVLQEYPLGREAALAQSGIAWTHFRAEEYAQAEPVYKSIILLYPAGPVQADALMRLGDIAFNRKAYEKADEYYTRVISRYPGKVEYNEALFQSGWSAYRMEKFSRAIARWERLQAEQSQHALAGEALYWTGWAKFRQGFFAESRKLFAAMQEKYPKSHLATDAYLRVGISYYNDKKYKKAITQYKAFVNKYSSDPLVPDALYGIQWSYYQLGEHKKAIEASRRFVKKYPHSPLSADVKYRIGEHYYHRKQYKRARLEFKALLLEYPKSSLVVNSLYWLAWCDFKERRYNEALAYFRKIKNDHSERELAVKSAFWMGTCYFKVREYDQAVHLYDLFVEEHPDNKLAADARFNKAMAYKRLGLDVEAREAYEEVMEFYPQTDLAFKAQMHIAYTLQDGRHYSDAVAEYKKIVDAAPAKFAAEAQFWIGDIYETRKKYNTAINEYTKVADRFPAVQRWSVTSLARVAEIYEKTGRFDAAISTYKRITRFSHDKRWKKSAKARIRLIEEKLATLESIPAPPAGNASPDGKKRDE
- a CDS encoding TonB-dependent receptor, with the protein product MMVWDNQAEYSVIKQSVWIIFFVSFFVVQTPVFAEERGGKLSGDHDKVGAQLDAPDANEPDRGKAGADKNRPTLKLPDIVVRGDRQYRVTAERRDLLLMDPMLGTKEMPADLGKVTVPGLEDDKDAPAADTVTAKSYLFLLEAGIGTSRLGDAKVIAGYEFEHVDMILRADYFSRDHPAVFGIRPFDQGGNMDFELGVRTFSGLKLIAGLRGKAETHRQPEGLAQGWGDWLEQAFGSARINAELEINPRSNILLKTRLGNFYEQGIAPDKRPVVRSRFGEIGAEYEQDIQGLMKEDINLLIKLAIISQEALMESTMQQWRETEYLQHLTAHLRFRPVSTLHLEAGIRMDEFHGVNPKNSSKLVGKASLVLPIGATLYALADGGLQWPLVQEWAFEHPRQALFSLPEAEHVQNDYQVGWRQRFGDLLSTNVAWFRKNSTAFPVWLDGDGDGLFARLELSDGKQEGLMAQMELHYSRTLSQVFRYTYRESDVAGGLLMPNTPRHEGQSELRLTYSELHFTLMYHYLGERYGDPSETQPALGAAHLLGLDADYQLLDYLDVYLKMENMLGYTWEEWKGYSGRTFSFMCGVRIGF